The following proteins come from a genomic window of Hymenobacter canadensis:
- a CDS encoding glycoside hydrolase family 3 N-terminal domain-containing protein, translated as MLKEFRIRLLLLLLAATGLIITSAVPYDDAAKPRSVAEQNWVDSVFNSLTPDQRLGQLFMVAAYSNKDKKHAQYTEFLIKNYGIGGLMFLQGGPRRQAILTNRYQAAAKVPLLIAMDAEWGLDMRLDSSMHFAKQMTLGAMDDEQYVYQMGREIALKMKTLGVHVSFSPVVDVNSNPDNPVIGNRSFGENKEQVAKRSVAYIRGLQDHGIMAVVKHFPGHGDTDVDSHVALPVINSDLARLTNVDLYPFQQSFEAGVMGVMVGHLYMPLFDTVRSVSATISRNLVTGLLKEKMAYKGLVFTDALNMKSVANIYKPGELDALALLAGNDVLLFSEDVPVAIQKIKDDLASGKLVQTDIDQRVRKILRAKFWAGLNNQPPIDVPNLMTNLNRPQSRTVAQEIYEHATTVVKNQDDLLPLHRLDTLRIATVTIGAGPGSTLGEIMSKYQSGPVYAVANRYAPDSTFARILPRLAPYNTVVVTLHNMNNTPTHNYGLGDGTLKFLKDLQANPNLKTVVVAMGNAYSLKHLADARTLVCGYEDNYASQLVVPQVLFGALPALGRLPVTVTPELTAGVGLPTPDFKRLRYATPESEGLDSKVLTQIDNIALESVAYAAAPGCQVLVAKNGAVVFDKSYGYCTYDKKQPVSNSTLYDLASVTKVAGTLQTIMYLKDQGKLNLDDKVAAYLPELKGTNKKDMTVREVLLHQAGLKAGIPTWEKTITKTGPKPTFYASTSTAGFTNEVTPNLYSVQTAEDSVWTWVQRSGLLPKTKGKYPVEYSDLSFIILKRVAEKLLQEPIENFLDKSFYKPLGLGTMTYNPLQKFPQSCIAPTENDTYFRRAQLQGTVHDQTAAMIGGVGGHAGLFANANDLAVLMQMNLQNGRYGGMRYFQSPIVTEFARSTVAGNRHGLGWDHGDPSKPEGPTSNLSPASTFGHTGFTGTCVWMDPENKILYIFLSNRVYPDAGNNKLRQYNIRTRIHDVIYKSLQKT; from the coding sequence ATGCTCAAGGAATTTCGGATCAGACTCTTACTGCTGCTGCTCGCTGCCACGGGTCTGATCATCACCTCTGCGGTGCCCTACGACGACGCGGCCAAGCCCCGCTCCGTGGCCGAGCAGAACTGGGTCGACAGCGTCTTCAACTCCCTCACGCCCGACCAGCGGCTGGGGCAGCTGTTTATGGTGGCCGCCTACTCCAACAAGGACAAGAAGCACGCGCAGTACACCGAGTTTCTAATCAAGAACTATGGCATTGGCGGGCTGATGTTTCTGCAGGGCGGCCCGCGCCGGCAGGCCATCCTCACCAACCGCTACCAGGCCGCCGCCAAGGTGCCGCTGCTCATTGCCATGGATGCCGAGTGGGGCCTGGATATGCGCCTCGACTCCAGCATGCACTTCGCCAAGCAGATGACGCTGGGGGCCATGGACGACGAGCAGTACGTGTACCAGATGGGCCGCGAAATTGCCCTCAAGATGAAGACCCTGGGCGTGCACGTGAGCTTTTCGCCCGTCGTCGACGTCAACTCCAACCCCGACAACCCGGTTATCGGCAACCGCTCCTTCGGCGAGAACAAGGAGCAGGTGGCCAAGCGCAGCGTGGCCTACATCCGCGGCCTGCAGGACCACGGCATCATGGCCGTGGTGAAGCACTTCCCCGGCCACGGCGACACCGACGTGGACTCGCACGTGGCGCTGCCGGTCATCAACTCCGACCTGGCCCGCCTGACCAACGTGGATCTGTACCCGTTTCAGCAGTCGTTTGAGGCCGGCGTGATGGGCGTGATGGTGGGCCACCTCTACATGCCGCTGTTCGATACGGTCCGCTCCGTGTCGGCTACCATCTCGCGCAACCTCGTGACGGGGCTGCTGAAGGAGAAGATGGCCTACAAGGGCCTCGTGTTTACGGATGCGCTCAACATGAAGAGCGTGGCTAACATCTACAAGCCCGGCGAGCTGGACGCGCTGGCCCTGCTGGCCGGCAACGACGTGCTGCTATTTTCGGAAGACGTACCGGTAGCCATCCAGAAAATCAAGGACGATCTGGCGTCGGGCAAGCTGGTGCAGACCGACATCGACCAGCGGGTGCGCAAGATTCTGCGCGCCAAGTTCTGGGCCGGCCTCAACAACCAGCCGCCCATTGACGTGCCCAACCTGATGACCAACCTCAACCGGCCCCAAAGCCGCACGGTGGCCCAGGAAATCTACGAGCACGCCACCACGGTGGTGAAAAACCAGGACGACCTGCTGCCGCTGCACCGCCTCGACACACTGCGCATTGCCACCGTCACCATCGGGGCCGGGCCGGGCAGCACGCTGGGCGAAATCATGAGCAAGTACCAGAGCGGCCCCGTGTACGCGGTGGCCAACCGCTACGCCCCCGACTCCACGTTTGCCCGGATTCTGCCGCGCCTCGCCCCCTACAACACGGTGGTCGTGACGCTGCACAACATGAACAACACGCCCACCCACAACTACGGCCTGGGCGACGGCACCCTGAAATTCCTGAAAGACCTGCAGGCCAACCCCAATCTGAAAACGGTAGTGGTGGCCATGGGCAACGCCTATTCGCTGAAGCACCTGGCCGACGCCCGCACGCTGGTGTGCGGCTACGAAGACAACTACGCCTCGCAGCTGGTGGTGCCGCAGGTGCTGTTTGGCGCGCTGCCCGCCCTGGGCCGCCTGCCGGTCACGGTTACGCCGGAGCTGACGGCGGGCGTGGGCCTGCCGACGCCGGACTTCAAGCGCCTGCGCTACGCTACGCCGGAAAGCGAGGGGCTCGACTCGAAGGTGCTCACCCAGATCGACAACATTGCGCTGGAATCGGTGGCGTATGCCGCAGCGCCCGGCTGCCAGGTGCTGGTGGCCAAGAACGGGGCCGTGGTATTCGACAAAAGCTACGGCTACTGCACCTACGACAAGAAGCAGCCCGTCAGCAACAGCACGCTCTACGATCTGGCTTCGGTGACGAAAGTGGCCGGCACGCTCCAGACCATCATGTACCTGAAAGATCAGGGCAAACTGAATCTCGACGACAAGGTGGCCGCCTACCTGCCCGAACTGAAAGGCACCAATAAAAAGGACATGACCGTGCGTGAGGTACTGCTGCACCAGGCGGGCTTAAAAGCTGGCATCCCGACGTGGGAGAAAACCATCACCAAAACCGGCCCCAAGCCCACTTTCTACGCCAGTACCAGCACGGCCGGCTTCACCAACGAAGTGACGCCCAACCTCTACAGTGTGCAGACGGCCGAGGATTCGGTCTGGACCTGGGTGCAGCGCTCCGGTTTGCTTCCCAAGACCAAGGGCAAGTATCCGGTGGAATATTCCGACCTGAGCTTTATCATTCTGAAGCGGGTGGCCGAAAAGCTGCTGCAGGAGCCCATCGAGAACTTCCTCGACAAGAGCTTCTACAAGCCGCTGGGCCTCGGCACTATGACATACAACCCGCTGCAGAAGTTTCCGCAGTCGTGCATCGCGCCCACCGAAAACGACACCTACTTCCGCCGCGCCCAGCTGCAAGGCACCGTGCACGACCAGACCGCGGCCATGATTGGCGGCGTGGGCGGCCACGCCGGCTTGTTTGCCAACGCCAACGATCTGGCCGTTCTGATGCAGATGAACCTGCAGAACGGCCGCTACGGCGGCATGCGCTACTTCCAGAGCCCCATCGTGACCGAGTTTGCTCGCAGCACTGTGGCCGGCAACCGCCACGGCCTGGGCTGGGACCACGGCGACCCCAGCAAGCCCGAAGGCCCTACCAGCAACCTCTCGCCGGCCAGCACGTTTGGGCATACGGGCTTCACCGGCACCTGCGTCTGGATGGACCCCGAAAACAAAATTCTCTACATCTTTCTTTCCAACCGGGTGTACCCCGACGCCGGCAACAACAAGCTGCGCCAGTACAACATCCGCACCCGCATCCACGACGTCATCTACAAGTCGCTGCAAAAGACATGA
- the mutL gene encoding DNA mismatch repair endonuclease MutL, which yields MADIIQLLPEYLANQIAAGEVVQRPASAVKELLENAVDAGATQVQLIVKDAGKQLVQVVDNGSGMSATDARMSLERHATSKIRTTDDLFRIRTLGFRGEALASIAAVAQVELRTKQRDQDTGTLLLIEGSQITSQQPTACPDGTSISVKNLFFNVPARRNFLKSNAVEMRHILDEFQHIALANPQIGFTLFQNDLEVFNLPAGKLSQRIVSLLGNGYKEQLAACEEVTPFLSVKGFIGKPESAKKSRGDQFFFVNNRFIRSAYLNHAVLAAYEGLLPKDAHPFYVLFLDLDPKAIDINVHPTKTEIKFEDEKTVYAIVRAAVKQSLGLHNMAPSLDFDGDVNFAPIRPLRTPLGELPKSNFDPDDFRPDALASAASAAATPARDARSGSTSRPDTGHERQIPPRPTEQAKRDLEEFYKSLSKVNVPDVEREATAKGVPVPSAAALTAAAAAAPPLVSAPLVLVPLVVGATSAAVPAAPELPLREVPASSGNKVLQVHGQYLLVAVKSGLMLLDQAAARERILYEQYAHTLERETGASQTLLFPRTVTFTPQDFAILREVEDALRSLGFRFTDFGKHTIAVEGIPADVPARDEKELLEGLIEQFRTHAGPVKLDRREQMARALARRVATAASGARLSDTEMNTLVDKLFACQVPGYTPDGRRTLVMLELSQIQEFFRR from the coding sequence ATGGCCGACATAATTCAGCTGCTTCCCGAGTATCTGGCCAACCAGATTGCCGCCGGCGAAGTGGTGCAGCGGCCGGCTTCGGCCGTCAAAGAATTGCTTGAAAATGCCGTTGATGCCGGGGCCACGCAGGTGCAGCTCATCGTCAAAGACGCCGGCAAGCAGCTGGTGCAGGTCGTGGACAACGGCTCGGGCATGAGCGCCACCGACGCCCGCATGAGCCTGGAGCGGCACGCCACCTCCAAAATCCGCACCACCGACGACCTGTTCCGTATCCGCACGCTGGGCTTCCGGGGCGAGGCGCTGGCCTCCATTGCGGCCGTGGCCCAGGTGGAGCTGCGCACCAAGCAGCGCGACCAAGACACGGGCACGCTGCTGCTCATCGAAGGCTCCCAAATCACCAGCCAGCAGCCCACCGCCTGCCCCGACGGCACCAGCATCAGCGTCAAGAACCTGTTCTTCAACGTGCCGGCCCGGCGCAACTTCCTCAAGAGCAACGCCGTGGAAATGCGGCATATTCTCGACGAGTTTCAGCACATTGCCCTGGCCAACCCCCAGATCGGGTTCACGCTGTTCCAGAACGACCTGGAGGTGTTCAACCTGCCGGCCGGCAAGCTCAGCCAGCGCATCGTGAGTTTGCTCGGCAACGGCTACAAGGAGCAGCTGGCGGCCTGCGAGGAGGTGACACCGTTTCTGAGCGTGAAGGGCTTTATCGGCAAGCCGGAATCGGCCAAGAAAAGCCGCGGCGACCAGTTTTTCTTTGTCAACAACCGCTTTATCCGCTCGGCCTACCTCAACCATGCCGTGCTGGCCGCCTACGAAGGCCTGCTGCCGAAGGACGCGCACCCGTTCTACGTGCTGTTTCTGGACCTCGACCCCAAGGCCATCGACATCAACGTGCACCCCACCAAGACGGAAATCAAGTTCGAGGACGAGAAAACCGTGTATGCCATTGTGCGCGCCGCCGTCAAGCAGAGCCTGGGACTGCACAACATGGCGCCCTCGCTGGACTTTGACGGCGACGTGAACTTTGCACCCATCCGGCCGCTGCGCACGCCGCTGGGCGAACTGCCCAAAAGCAACTTCGACCCCGACGACTTCCGGCCCGACGCGCTGGCCTCGGCCGCCTCCGCCGCGGCCACGCCCGCCCGCGACGCTCGCTCCGGCAGCACTTCCCGCCCCGATACGGGCCACGAACGGCAGATTCCGCCCCGGCCCACCGAGCAGGCCAAGCGCGACCTGGAGGAGTTCTACAAGAGCCTCAGCAAAGTAAACGTGCCCGATGTGGAGCGCGAAGCCACGGCCAAAGGCGTGCCCGTGCCCAGCGCGGCGGCCCTCACGGCGGCCGCCGCGGCCGCGCCGCCGCTGGTGTCGGCTCCCTTGGTATTGGTGCCGCTGGTGGTAGGAGCAACGTCGGCGGCGGTGCCGGCCGCGCCCGAATTGCCGCTGCGGGAGGTGCCAGCCAGCTCCGGCAACAAGGTGCTGCAAGTGCACGGGCAGTATCTGCTGGTGGCGGTGAAGTCGGGGCTGATGCTGCTGGACCAGGCCGCCGCGCGCGAGCGGATCCTGTACGAGCAGTACGCCCACACGCTGGAGCGCGAAACCGGCGCGTCGCAGACGCTGCTGTTTCCGCGCACGGTCACGTTTACGCCCCAGGATTTTGCCATTCTGCGCGAAGTGGAAGATGCTTTGCGCAGTCTGGGCTTCCGGTTCACCGATTTCGGCAAGCACACCATTGCGGTAGAAGGCATCCCGGCCGACGTGCCGGCCCGCGACGAAAAGGAGCTGCTGGAAGGCCTCATCGAGCAGTTCCGGACTCACGCCGGCCCAGTGAAGCTGGACCGCCGCGAGCAGATGGCCCGCGCCCTGGCCCGCCGCGTGGCCACAGCCGCCTCGGGCGCCCGCCTCTCCGACACCGAAATGAACACGCTGGTCGATAAGCTGTTTGCCTGCCAGGTGCCCGGCTACACCCCCGACGGCCGCCGCACCCTCGTGATGCTGGAGCTCAGCCAGATTCAGGAGTTCTTCCGCCGCTGA
- a CDS encoding rhomboid family intramembrane serine protease: MFRLTPTVRTLLIINVLVFFLQSQFGAQVTVLGALYPIGSVYFQPWQFLTYMFLHGSFAHLFSNMLGLVFIGASLEDVWGPKRFLTYWLICGVGAGILYQGVRAYELHQMDTDRIAFQEAPSGIAFANYFDDYLPGAGGAYAVVAAQMQRDPQNKELIASATETIQAIYNQAINSPAAGMLGASGALFGVLFAFGFLFPQQSLIIFPIPIPIKAWLFVTLYTAYELYQGIHPVPGDNVAHFAHLGGMLIGFIVLKIWQRNGTHYG, encoded by the coding sequence ATGTTCCGACTTACTCCCACTGTTCGCACGCTGCTCATTATTAACGTGCTGGTGTTTTTTCTGCAAAGCCAGTTTGGGGCGCAGGTGACGGTGCTGGGCGCCCTTTACCCGATTGGCTCGGTGTACTTTCAGCCCTGGCAGTTCCTGACCTATATGTTTCTGCACGGCAGCTTCGCCCACCTGTTTTCCAACATGCTGGGCCTCGTGTTCATCGGGGCCTCGCTGGAAGACGTGTGGGGCCCGAAACGGTTCCTGACGTATTGGCTGATCTGCGGCGTAGGGGCCGGTATCCTCTACCAAGGCGTGCGGGCCTACGAGCTGCACCAAATGGACACCGACCGGATTGCGTTCCAAGAGGCTCCGTCCGGTATTGCCTTCGCCAACTACTTCGACGATTACCTGCCTGGCGCCGGCGGAGCCTACGCGGTGGTAGCCGCCCAAATGCAGCGCGACCCTCAGAACAAAGAGTTGATTGCCTCCGCTACGGAAACCATCCAGGCCATCTACAATCAGGCCATCAATAGTCCGGCGGCCGGGATGCTGGGGGCGTCGGGGGCGCTGTTTGGGGTGCTGTTTGCGTTCGGGTTCCTGTTTCCGCAACAGTCGCTCATCATCTTCCCGATTCCGATTCCCATCAAGGCCTGGCTGTTCGTGACGCTGTACACCGCCTACGAGCTGTACCAGGGCATCCACCCGGTGCCCGGCGACAATGTGGCGCACTTTGCGCATTTGGGCGGAATGTTGATTGGCTTCATCGTGTTGAAAATCTGGCAGCGCAACGGCACGCACTACGGCTAA
- a CDS encoding rhomboid family intramembrane serine protease, producing MSFLDDIRATLTRRDNALSQLLLINVLVFIVLLLIRVTLFLVTAGRIDITSVLEWLAVPSGPFTLLTRPWTLLTYAFVHTDFFHILFNLLNLYWFGSLVREYLGDRKLVSLYILGALAGAALYLLAYNFIPVFAGRPAMLYGASAGVTAIIVGAATLLPDYTFSIILLGPVRIKYIAAVVVIVSIAGIDGGNPGGEIAHLGGALLGFLFVKQLQRGRDLGRPVQAIGDWVGGLLSGPRLRVTHRGGAAAAPAASGARKGTLPQPEQEDLDAILDKISRSGYESLSKDEKQRLFKASQK from the coding sequence ATGAGTTTCCTTGATGACATCCGCGCCACTCTTACCCGGCGCGACAATGCCCTGAGCCAGCTGCTGCTGATCAATGTGCTGGTGTTTATAGTGCTGCTGCTGATCCGCGTCACGCTGTTCCTCGTGACGGCGGGCCGCATCGACATCACCTCGGTGCTGGAGTGGCTGGCAGTGCCTTCGGGCCCGTTCACGCTGCTCACCCGCCCCTGGACGCTGCTCACCTACGCCTTCGTCCACACCGATTTCTTCCACATTCTGTTCAACCTGCTGAACCTGTACTGGTTTGGCTCGCTAGTGCGCGAGTACCTCGGCGACCGGAAGCTGGTGAGTCTGTATATTCTGGGGGCGTTGGCCGGAGCCGCGCTGTACCTGCTGGCTTACAACTTCATTCCCGTGTTTGCCGGCCGGCCGGCCATGCTCTACGGCGCCTCGGCGGGCGTTACGGCCATCATTGTAGGGGCCGCCACGCTGCTGCCCGACTATACGTTCAGCATCATTCTGCTAGGCCCGGTACGTATCAAATACATTGCGGCTGTGGTGGTGATTGTGTCGATTGCGGGGATTGATGGCGGCAACCCGGGCGGCGAAATTGCCCACCTCGGCGGCGCGCTGCTCGGCTTCCTGTTCGTCAAGCAGCTGCAGCGCGGCCGCGACCTGGGCCGCCCCGTGCAGGCCATCGGCGACTGGGTGGGCGGCCTGCTCTCCGGCCCGCGCCTGCGCGTGACGCACCGCGGCGGCGCGGCGGCAGCCCCGGCCGCATCAGGCGCCCGCAAAGGCACCCTGCCCCAGCCCGAGCAGGAAGACCTCGACGCCATCCTCGACAAAATCTCCCGCTCCGGCTACGAAAGTCTCTCCAAAGACGAAAAGCAGCGCCTGTTCAAAGCCAGTCAGAAGTAG
- a CDS encoding aspartyl protease family protein — MKALLLSVWLLLTAATATLAQPTPTGIRPLDQLVTAINTKSVEPLQPFLSSETRVGSLPATYTPQLLAQLIPGFGPVENVRLVRQTPEGANTRYVCAFTRQGTEKEYDFLITPEARFLELNLAKASVKKIATASATLELTTPPAVTVPMRLMDGLIVVEAEVDGRRGNFLLDSGAPALMLNQREFAANSGETTATAGGMRGVNGSMGSYSYHTTQSFDWAGIRFQNREVPTLDLSSLEQRLNGMKLLGLIGYNLLDQYALTLDYRAAQVQLRKPDPAPAGPAPLLSVPFTLRGHLPILEATAADQTWQLALDSGAQYNLFDQQYAPIFQKTLRNKENVTLQGADNLSRTVVSGQVPELQVGSKLTFRNQHTVFTDISHLNSRPGQAPVQGLVGYPFLSQYRTTIDFVNKQVRFYNW, encoded by the coding sequence ATGAAAGCTCTCCTCCTGAGTGTATGGCTGCTGCTGACCGCCGCCACGGCCACCCTGGCACAGCCAACACCCACCGGCATCCGGCCGCTCGACCAGCTGGTGACTGCCATCAACACGAAATCGGTGGAGCCGCTGCAGCCATTTCTGAGCAGCGAAACCCGCGTGGGAAGCCTGCCCGCCACTTATACCCCGCAGCTGCTGGCGCAGCTCATTCCCGGCTTCGGGCCCGTAGAAAACGTGCGGCTGGTGCGGCAGACGCCCGAGGGCGCCAACACACGTTACGTGTGCGCCTTCACCCGCCAGGGCACGGAGAAGGAGTACGACTTTCTGATAACTCCCGAAGCCAGGTTTCTGGAGCTGAACCTGGCCAAAGCCAGCGTGAAGAAGATTGCCACCGCCTCCGCTACCCTGGAGCTGACCACGCCGCCCGCCGTAACCGTGCCGATGCGCCTGATGGATGGCCTGATTGTGGTGGAAGCCGAGGTAGACGGCCGCCGCGGCAATTTCCTGCTCGATTCGGGGGCGCCGGCCCTGATGCTCAACCAGCGTGAGTTTGCCGCTAACTCCGGCGAAACCACCGCTACGGCCGGCGGCATGCGCGGCGTGAACGGCAGCATGGGCAGCTACTCCTACCACACCACCCAAAGCTTCGACTGGGCCGGCATCCGGTTCCAGAACCGCGAGGTACCCACCTTGGATTTGTCGAGCCTGGAACAACGGCTGAATGGGATGAAGCTGCTGGGCCTCATCGGCTACAATCTGCTCGACCAGTACGCCCTCACCCTCGACTACCGCGCCGCCCAGGTGCAGCTCCGCAAGCCCGACCCCGCCCCTGCCGGCCCTGCGCCGCTGCTGAGCGTGCCCTTCACCCTACGCGGCCACCTGCCCATACTGGAAGCCACCGCCGCCGACCAGACCTGGCAGCTGGCCCTAGACTCCGGCGCCCAGTACAACCTCTTCGACCAGCAATACGCCCCCATTTTCCAGAAAACGCTGCGCAACAAGGAAAATGTCACGCTGCAGGGCGCCGACAACCTGTCGCGCACGGTGGTGAGCGGGCAGGTGCCGGAGCTGCAGGTGGGCAGCAAGCTGACTTTCCGCAACCAGCACACGGTGTTCACCGATATTTCGCACCTCAATAGCCGGCCCGGTCAAGCACCGGTGCAGGGCCTCGTGGGCTATCCATTCCTAAGCCAGTACCGCACTACCATCGACTTTGTAAACAAGCAGGTGCGGTTTTATAACTGGTGA
- the mdh gene encoding malate dehydrogenase: MKVTVVGAGNVGATCADVLATREIANEIVLVDIKEGFAEGKALDIWQKAPIIGYDSRTVGVTSDYARTADSDVVVITSGLPRKPGMTRDDLISTNAGIVKSVTEQVVKYSPNAIIIIVSNPLDVMTYQAHLTSGLPREKVFGMAGILDTARYRAFLAEALNVSPKDIQAVLMGGHGDTMVPLPRYTTVGGIPVTELIDKATLDAIVQRTAQGGGELVKLMGTSAWYAPGAAAAQMVEAIVRDQRRVFPVCIKLEGEYGIDGVYLGAPVILGKNGIEKVIELQLNDEEKALLETSRGHVKEVMDALDNMSKASA, translated from the coding sequence ATGAAAGTTACCGTAGTTGGGGCTGGCAACGTGGGCGCAACCTGCGCCGACGTATTGGCCACCCGCGAAATTGCCAACGAAATCGTACTGGTTGACATCAAGGAAGGCTTCGCCGAAGGCAAGGCCCTCGACATCTGGCAGAAAGCCCCCATCATCGGCTACGACTCGCGCACGGTAGGCGTGACCAGCGACTATGCCCGCACCGCCGACTCCGACGTGGTGGTGATTACCTCCGGCCTGCCCCGCAAGCCCGGCATGACCCGCGACGACCTGATTTCGACCAACGCCGGTATCGTGAAGTCGGTGACCGAGCAGGTGGTGAAATACTCGCCCAACGCCATCATCATCATCGTGTCGAACCCGCTCGACGTGATGACCTACCAGGCCCACCTCACGTCGGGTCTGCCCCGCGAAAAGGTATTCGGCATGGCCGGCATCCTGGACACGGCCCGCTACCGCGCCTTCCTGGCTGAGGCCCTGAACGTGAGCCCCAAAGACATTCAGGCAGTGCTCATGGGTGGCCACGGCGACACCATGGTGCCCCTGCCCCGCTACACCACCGTGGGCGGCATCCCCGTAACGGAGCTGATTGATAAGGCTACCCTCGACGCCATCGTGCAGCGCACGGCGCAGGGCGGCGGCGAGCTGGTGAAGCTGATGGGTACCTCGGCCTGGTACGCGCCCGGCGCGGCTGCCGCTCAGATGGTAGAGGCCATCGTGCGCGACCAGCGCCGCGTGTTCCCGGTGTGCATCAAGCTGGAAGGCGAGTATGGCATCGACGGCGTGTACCTGGGTGCTCCGGTTATCCTGGGCAAAAACGGCATCGAGAAAGTTATCGAGCTGCAGCTGAACGACGAGGAAAAGGCGCTGCTGGAAACCTCGCGCGGCCACGTGAAAGAAGTAATGGACGCGCTGGACAACATGAGCAAGGCTTCGGCCTAA
- the tilS gene encoding tRNA lysidine(34) synthetase TilS — MLDQVRRYITEHALFNLETDTLLVAVSGGQDSVVLAEVLHQLGARFAVAHCHFGLRAEEADADEQFVRKLAKKYEVPYFVEFFQTKAFAEQEGISTQMAARALRYEWFERIRQMQGYNYIATAHHQRDAAETMLLNLTHGTGLAGLHGIPPKNGYLVRPLLSVAKPELFEYLVEHHLIWREDASNDSPVYQRNRLRQEVLPVLRDINPNLDQTLQFTAERVGGAEEIVRRYVQDTAAEAQRIEADATYLDIRLLQKTAATTLVLHELLRPFGFSFPVVKDIVAAFPAEPGRRFESPTHRLVKDREQLVITPRNLTKFGTHQLQAGQEVLKIDGLHLRLELQEVTEAFEVPRGKAVAALDADALKFPLIVRPWQEGDWFMPIGMKGKKKLSDFLIDQKVPLNLKDNVQVLCSGDGKIAWVIGFRPDERFRVNDDTERVLVVKRM; from the coding sequence ATGCTCGACCAGGTCCGCCGCTACATCACCGAACACGCTCTTTTCAACCTGGAAACCGACACGCTGCTGGTAGCCGTGAGCGGCGGTCAGGACTCGGTGGTGCTGGCCGAGGTACTGCACCAGCTAGGGGCGCGGTTTGCGGTGGCGCACTGCCACTTCGGGTTGCGCGCCGAAGAAGCCGACGCCGACGAACAGTTTGTGCGCAAGCTGGCCAAGAAGTACGAGGTGCCCTACTTCGTGGAGTTCTTCCAGACCAAGGCCTTTGCCGAGCAGGAAGGCATTTCGACGCAGATGGCGGCCCGGGCGCTGCGCTACGAGTGGTTCGAGCGAATCCGGCAGATGCAGGGCTACAACTACATAGCCACTGCCCACCACCAGCGCGACGCCGCCGAAACCATGCTGCTCAACCTCACGCACGGCACCGGGCTGGCCGGTCTGCACGGCATTCCGCCCAAAAACGGCTACCTCGTGCGGCCGCTGCTGAGCGTGGCCAAGCCCGAGCTATTTGAGTACCTCGTGGAGCACCACTTGATCTGGCGCGAAGACGCCTCCAACGACAGCCCCGTGTACCAGCGCAACCGCCTGCGTCAGGAGGTGCTGCCCGTGCTGCGCGACATCAACCCCAACCTCGACCAGACCCTGCAGTTCACGGCCGAGCGGGTGGGCGGGGCCGAGGAAATCGTGCGCCGCTACGTGCAGGACACTGCCGCTGAGGCCCAGCGCATCGAGGCCGACGCCACGTATCTGGACATCCGGCTGCTGCAAAAAACGGCCGCCACCACGCTGGTGCTCCATGAACTGCTGCGGCCGTTTGGGTTCAGCTTTCCGGTGGTGAAAGATATTGTGGCCGCCTTTCCGGCCGAGCCCGGCCGCCGCTTCGAGTCGCCGACGCACCGGTTGGTGAAGGACCGCGAGCAGCTGGTCATCACTCCGCGCAACCTCACCAAGTTCGGCACGCACCAGCTGCAGGCCGGCCAGGAAGTACTGAAAATCGACGGGCTGCACCTGCGCCTGGAGCTGCAGGAAGTGACGGAAGCGTTTGAGGTGCCGCGCGGCAAAGCCGTGGCCGCCCTGGATGCCGACGCGCTGAAATTCCCGCTTATCGTGCGGCCCTGGCAGGAAGGCGACTGGTTTATGCCCATCGGCATGAAAGGCAAAAAGAAGCTCAGTGACTTCCTCATCGACCAGAAAGTGCCCCTCAACCTCAAAGACAACGTGCAGGTGCTCTGCTCCGGCGACGGCAAAATCGCCTGGGTCATCGGTTTCCGCCCCGACGAGCGGTTCCGCGTGAACGACGACACCGAGCGGGTGCTGGTGGTGAAACGGATGTAG